Proteins from one Vespula vulgaris chromosome 23, iyVesVulg1.1, whole genome shotgun sequence genomic window:
- the LOC127071718 gene encoding tRNA (guanine(6)-N2)-methyltransferase THUMP3-like isoform X1 — MDNAENSSLYGLFQESLTDDNLFMIGTSVDTGFEWEAIDECREKINKHLHVVKERGNIYFNVPWDQLVKVQEMRSIDNIFIVGSILKLMFDGINKEADLKLCTNVVHNNVKLEKALNAWKSITQFPGKVYPTINEYEEALKHDKIFDNLKATSSKIRKRGQNPADAEINDVLRYRVTCERIGTHSFESPEAARIIGGELQDKYHWLVDLSTYHLEIICKIIKNEIVTQLRITHESKHHRNIMHFGPTTLRATICYNLLRLAHPNPGDIIIDPMCGSGSIPIEGGLAYENSYMLCGDNHTKAVLRSKSNINISCPKSKVDLTQWSVSYLPLLNSSIDIVVTDMPFGKRSGKISDNRVLYKEFLLQLGRVVKPITGRLVLLTYDRRSFHLALQRAGNLFRVTKMLGVNVGGLHAAVYVLKRTKIEYK, encoded by the exons AGCAATCGATGAAtgtagagagaaaataaataaacatctTCACGTTGTTAAAGAACGTGgaaacatttatttcaatgTCCCTTGGGATCAATTAGTCAAG GTACAAGAAATGAGatctatagataatatatttatagttgGAAGCATACTTAAACTTATGTTTGATGGAATCAATAAAGAAGCCGATTTAAAATTATGTACAAATGTTGTACATAATAATGTGAAGTTGGAAAAGGCATTAAATGCTTGGAAAAGCATTACTCAATTCCCAGGAAAAGTCTATCCAACTATTAATGAATATGAAGAGGCACTAAAAcatgataaaatttttgataactTAAAAGCTACAAGTTCTAAAATCAGAAAAAGAGGACAGAATCCAGCTGATGCAGAAATTAATGATGTTTTAAGATATAGAGTAACTTGTGAAAGAATTGGTACACATAGCTTTGAATCTCCTGAAGCTGCTAGAATTATAGGAGGAGAATTACAAGATAAATATCATTGGCTAGTTGATTTATCTACATATCATTTGGAAATAatctgtaaaataattaaaa ATGAAATAGTGACACAACTGCGTATTACACATGAATCTAAACatcatagaaatattatgCATTTTGGACCAACTACACTAAGAGCTACCATATGTTACAACTTATTAAGATTGGCACATCCAAATCCAGGGGATATCATAATTGATCCTATGTGTGGAAGTGGTTCTATTCCTATTGAA gGAGGATTAGCCTATGAAAATTCATACATGTTATGTGGAGATAATCATACAAAGGCTGTGCTAAGATCaaaatctaatataaatatctccTGTCCTAAATCTAAAGTCGATTTAACACAGTGGAGTGTTTCTTATTTACCACTCTTAAATTCTTCTATTGATATTGTTGTAACTGATATg CCTTTTGGGAAACGCAGTGGTAAAATATCAGACAATAGAGTGCTTTATAAAGAGTTCTTACTGCAGTTAGGTCGAGTTGTGAAACCTATTACTGGTCGATTAGTATTGCTAACGTATGATAGACGTAGTTTTCATCTA gcaTTACAAAGAGCTGGTAACTTATTCAGGGTAACAAAAATGTTAGGTGTTAATGTAGGAGGACTACATGCTGCTGTATACGTattaaaacgaacaaaaatagaatataagtaa
- the LOC127071718 gene encoding tRNA (guanine(6)-N2)-methyltransferase THUMP3-like isoform X2: MRSIDNIFIVGSILKLMFDGINKEADLKLCTNVVHNNVKLEKALNAWKSITQFPGKVYPTINEYEEALKHDKIFDNLKATSSKIRKRGQNPADAEINDVLRYRVTCERIGTHSFESPEAARIIGGELQDKYHWLVDLSTYHLEIICKIIKNEIVTQLRITHESKHHRNIMHFGPTTLRATICYNLLRLAHPNPGDIIIDPMCGSGSIPIEGGLAYENSYMLCGDNHTKAVLRSKSNINISCPKSKVDLTQWSVSYLPLLNSSIDIVVTDMPFGKRSGKISDNRVLYKEFLLQLGRVVKPITGRLVLLTYDRRSFHLALQRAGNLFRVTKMLGVNVGGLHAAVYVLKRTKIEYK, translated from the exons ATGAGatctatagataatatatttatagttgGAAGCATACTTAAACTTATGTTTGATGGAATCAATAAAGAAGCCGATTTAAAATTATGTACAAATGTTGTACATAATAATGTGAAGTTGGAAAAGGCATTAAATGCTTGGAAAAGCATTACTCAATTCCCAGGAAAAGTCTATCCAACTATTAATGAATATGAAGAGGCACTAAAAcatgataaaatttttgataactTAAAAGCTACAAGTTCTAAAATCAGAAAAAGAGGACAGAATCCAGCTGATGCAGAAATTAATGATGTTTTAAGATATAGAGTAACTTGTGAAAGAATTGGTACACATAGCTTTGAATCTCCTGAAGCTGCTAGAATTATAGGAGGAGAATTACAAGATAAATATCATTGGCTAGTTGATTTATCTACATATCATTTGGAAATAatctgtaaaataattaaaa ATGAAATAGTGACACAACTGCGTATTACACATGAATCTAAACatcatagaaatattatgCATTTTGGACCAACTACACTAAGAGCTACCATATGTTACAACTTATTAAGATTGGCACATCCAAATCCAGGGGATATCATAATTGATCCTATGTGTGGAAGTGGTTCTATTCCTATTGAA gGAGGATTAGCCTATGAAAATTCATACATGTTATGTGGAGATAATCATACAAAGGCTGTGCTAAGATCaaaatctaatataaatatctccTGTCCTAAATCTAAAGTCGATTTAACACAGTGGAGTGTTTCTTATTTACCACTCTTAAATTCTTCTATTGATATTGTTGTAACTGATATg CCTTTTGGGAAACGCAGTGGTAAAATATCAGACAATAGAGTGCTTTATAAAGAGTTCTTACTGCAGTTAGGTCGAGTTGTGAAACCTATTACTGGTCGATTAGTATTGCTAACGTATGATAGACGTAGTTTTCATCTA gcaTTACAAAGAGCTGGTAACTTATTCAGGGTAACAAAAATGTTAGGTGTTAATGTAGGAGGACTACATGCTGCTGTATACGTattaaaacgaacaaaaatagaatataagtaa
- the LOC127071719 gene encoding probable ribosome production factor 1 isoform X2, protein MKIKNLKKNPLSRPKKKKENAVEENNSSTSTSQSAEVMLPSESNFNHIKCKAVRYEKCKQLLKQKAKAKKEAKKNRIQEGAPKQVPHTIESLREKDETAIVGDLDDEENEEVKIDLEHDEFAAYYRKEYEPKILITYSDNPTRKTRIFDGMLIIHLPDGPTAYFKLSNVKITPELRRNHKEITEHRPEVILTNFTTRLGYTIGRMLGALFHYEPEFKGRRVVTFHNQRDYIFFRHHRYEFNLKTGKPRLRELGPRFTLKLKSLQHGTFDSKYGDYEWLIQGRRHEMETSRRKFFL, encoded by the exons atgaagattaaaaatttaaagaaaaatcctCTAAGTCGTcccaaaaagaagaaagaaaatgcagTGGAAGAGAATAATTCAAGTACATCAACGAGTCAATCTGCAGAGGTTATGTTGCCATCTGAAAGTAATTTCAATCATATTAAATGTAAAGCTGTTAGGTACGAAAAATGTAAACAACTGttaaaacaaaaagcaaaagctaaaaaggaagcaaaaaagaatagaatacaAGAAGGTGCTCCAAAGCAAGTACCACATACGATAGAAagtttaagagaaaaagatgaaactgCAATAGTTGGTGATTTGgatgatgaagaaaatgaagaagttaAAATTGATTTGGAGCATGATGAATTTGCTGcatattatagaaaagaatatgaGCCTAAGATTTTGATAACGTATTCTGATAATCCAACAAGGAAGACCAGAATTTTTG atggaatgttaataattcatttgcCTGATGGACCAACAGCGTACTTTAAATTGAGTAATGTTAAAATCACACCTGAATTAAGACGTAATCATAAAGAAATTACAGAGCATAGACCGGAGGTTATATTAACTAATTTTACAACTCGTTTGGGATATACTATAGGAAGGATGTTAGGTGCATTATTTCATTATGAGCCCGAATTTAAGGGTAGAAGAGTTGTAACTTTTCATAATCAaagagattatatattttttagacaTCATAG GTATGAGTTCAATTTGAAAACAGGTAAACCAAGATTAAGAGAGTTAGGTCCACGATTtactttaaaattaaaatcattacaaCATGGTACATTTGATAGTAAATATGGAGATTATGAATGGCTTATTCAAGGGCGACGACACGAGATGGAAACCagcagaagaaaatttttcttatag
- the LOC127071719 gene encoding probable ribosome production factor 1 isoform X1: MKIKNLKKNPLSRPKKKKENAVEENNSSTSTSQSAEVMLPSESNFNHIKCKAVRYEKCKQLLKQKAKAKKEAKKNRIQEGAPKQVPHTIESLREKDETAIVGDLDDEENEEVKIDLEHDEFAAYYRKEYEPKILITYSDNPTRKTRIFGRELTRMIPNSISLYRNRSGVKKMVKSAITRNFTDLIIINEDRCVPNGMLIIHLPDGPTAYFKLSNVKITPELRRNHKEITEHRPEVILTNFTTRLGYTIGRMLGALFHYEPEFKGRRVVTFHNQRDYIFFRHHRYEFNLKTGKPRLRELGPRFTLKLKSLQHGTFDSKYGDYEWLIQGRRHEMETSRRKFFL, from the exons atgaagattaaaaatttaaagaaaaatcctCTAAGTCGTcccaaaaagaagaaagaaaatgcagTGGAAGAGAATAATTCAAGTACATCAACGAGTCAATCTGCAGAGGTTATGTTGCCATCTGAAAGTAATTTCAATCATATTAAATGTAAAGCTGTTAGGTACGAAAAATGTAAACAACTGttaaaacaaaaagcaaaagctaaaaaggaagcaaaaaagaatagaatacaAGAAGGTGCTCCAAAGCAAGTACCACATACGATAGAAagtttaagagaaaaagatgaaactgCAATAGTTGGTGATTTGgatgatgaagaaaatgaagaagttaAAATTGATTTGGAGCATGATGAATTTGCTGcatattatagaaaagaatatgaGCCTAAGATTTTGATAACGTATTCTGATAATCCAACAAGGAAGACCAGAATTTTTGGTAGAGAACTTACAAGAATGATACCTAattctatatctttatatagGAATCGTTCTGGTGTTAAAAAAATGGTTAAAAGTGCTATTACTAGAAATTTTACAGATCtaattataatcaatgaaGATCGCTGTGTaccaa atggaatgttaataattcatttgcCTGATGGACCAACAGCGTACTTTAAATTGAGTAATGTTAAAATCACACCTGAATTAAGACGTAATCATAAAGAAATTACAGAGCATAGACCGGAGGTTATATTAACTAATTTTACAACTCGTTTGGGATATACTATAGGAAGGATGTTAGGTGCATTATTTCATTATGAGCCCGAATTTAAGGGTAGAAGAGTTGTAACTTTTCATAATCAaagagattatatattttttagacaTCATAG GTATGAGTTCAATTTGAAAACAGGTAAACCAAGATTAAGAGAGTTAGGTCCACGATTtactttaaaattaaaatcattacaaCATGGTACATTTGATAGTAAATATGGAGATTATGAATGGCTTATTCAAGGGCGACGACACGAGATGGAAACCagcagaagaaaatttttcttatag
- the LOC127071720 gene encoding BET1 homolog has product MRRSHSGGYNYEPLPTTSSHNAFEDENEKMTEELSTKINALKSLSIDIGTEVKYQEKVLRGMDDDFERTSGSLGASVGRVLRLAKAGHNYYILYLFLFSIAVFFVLWIVLKFK; this is encoded by the exons ATGAGAAGATCCCATTCGG GAGGTTATAACTATGAGCCTTTGCCGACAACATCTAGTCACAATGCTTTcgaagatgaaaatgaaaagatgacAGAGGAATTAAGTACTAAAATTAATGCTCTTAAATCATTATCAATTGATATAGGAACCGAAGTGAAATATCAAGAGAAAGTCTTACGTGGAATG gATGATGATTTTGAAAGAACTAGTGGATCATTAGGTGCATCTGTTGGACGTGTTTTACGATTAGCTAAAGCTggtcataattattatattctatatttatttcttttttctatagcagtattttttgtattatggATAGTtctaaaatttaaatga